Proteins from one Escherichia coli genomic window:
- the fliL gene encoding flagellar basal body-associated protein FliL has product MTDYAISKKSKRSLWIPILVFITLAACASAGYSYWHSHQVAADDKAQQRVVPSPVFYALDTFTVNLGDADRVLYIGITLRLKDEATRSRLSEYLPEVRSRLLLLFSRQDAAVLATEEGKKSLIAEIKATLSTPLVAGQPKQDVTDVLYTAFILR; this is encoded by the coding sequence ATGACTGATTACGCGATAAGCAAGAAAAGCAAGCGATCGCTTTGGATCCCGATTCTGGTATTCATTACCCTCGCGGCCTGTGCCAGCGCAGGTTACAGCTACTGGCATTCGCATCAGGTTGCCGCTGACGACAAAGCGCAGCAGCGCGTCGTGCCCTCCCCGGTCTTCTATGCGCTGGATACCTTTACGGTCAATTTGGGTGATGCGGATCGCGTACTTTATATCGGCATAACTCTGCGGCTAAAAGATGAAGCTACCCGCTCGCGGCTAAGTGAGTATTTGCCGGAAGTCCGTAGCCGTTTGCTGTTACTGTTTTCGCGTCAGGATGCTGCCGTACTGGCGACAGAAGAAGGCAAGAAAAGCCTGATTGCTGAGATTAAAGCCACACTTTCCACCCCGCTTGTTGCCGGGCAACCGAAACAGGATGTCACCGACGTGCTGTATACCGCTTTTATTCTGCGATAA
- the fliM gene encoding flagellar motor switch protein FliM, producing MGDSILSQAEIDALLNGDSEVKDEPTASVNSDSDIRPYDPNTQRRVVRERLQALEIINERFARHFRMGLFNLLRRSPDITVGAIRIQPYHEFARNLPVPTNLNLIHLKPLRGTGLVVFSPSLVFIAVDNLFGGDGRFPTKVEGREFTHTEQRVINRMLKLALEGYSDAWKAINPLDVEYVRSEMQVKFTNITTSPNDIVVNTPFHVEIGNLTGEFNICLPFSMIEPLRELLVNPPLENSRNEDQNWRDNLVRQVQHSQLELVANFADISLRLSQILKLKPGDVLPIEKPDRIIAHVDGVPVLTSQYGTLNGQYALRIEHLINPILNSLNEEQPK from the coding sequence ATGGGCGATAGTATTCTTTCTCAAGCTGAAATTGATGCGCTGTTGAATGGTGACAGCGAAGTCAAAGACGAACCGACGGCCAGTGTTAACAGCGATAGTGACATTCGTCCGTACGATCCGAATACCCAACGACGGGTTGTACGCGAACGTTTGCAGGCGCTGGAAATCATTAATGAGCGTTTTGCCCGCCATTTCCGTATGGGGCTGTTCAACCTATTGCGCCGTAGCCCGGACATTACCGTCGGGGCCATCCGCATTCAGCCGTACCATGAATTTGCCCGCAACCTGCCGGTGCCGACCAACCTGAACCTAATCCACCTGAAACCGCTACGCGGCACAGGGCTGGTGGTGTTCTCGCCGAGTCTGGTGTTTATCGCCGTGGATAACCTGTTTGGCGGCGATGGACGCTTCCCAACCAAAGTGGAAGGTCGCGAGTTTACCCATACTGAACAGCGCGTCATCAACCGTATGTTGAAGCTGGCGCTGGAAGGCTATAGCGACGCTTGGAAGGCAATTAATCCGCTGGATGTAGAGTACGTGCGTTCGGAAATGCAGGTGAAATTTACCAATATCACCACCTCGCCGAACGACATCGTGGTTAACACACCGTTCCATGTGGAGATTGGCAACCTGACCGGCGAATTTAATATCTGCCTGCCATTCAGCATGATCGAGCCGCTACGGGAATTGTTGGTTAACCCGCCGCTGGAAAACTCACGAAATGAAGATCAGAACTGGCGCGATAACCTGGTGCGTCAGGTGCAGCACTCACAGCTGGAGCTGGTCGCTAACTTTGCCGATATATCGCTGCGTCTGTCGCAAATTTTAAAACTGAAACCCGGCGACGTCCTGCCGATAGAAAAACCCGATCGCATCATCGCCCATGTTGACGGCGTTCCGGTGCTGACCAGCCAGTACGGCACCCTCAACGGCCAGTATGCGTTACGGATTGAACATTTGATTAACCCGATTTTGAATTCTCTGAACGAGGAACAGCCCAAATGA
- the fliH gene encoding flagellar assembly protein FliH: MSDNLPWKTWTPDDLAPPQAEFVPMDEPEETIIEETEPSLEQQLGQLQMQAHEQGYQAGITEGRQQGHEQGYQEGLAQGLEQGLAQAKSQQAPIHARMQQLVSEFQTTLDALDSVIASRLMQMALEAARQVIGQTPTVDNSALIKQIQQLLQQEPLFSGKPQLRVHPDDLQRVDDMLGATLSLHGWRLRGDPTLHPGGCKVSADEGDLDASVATRWQELCRLAAPGVV; the protein is encoded by the coding sequence ATGTCTGATAATTTGCCGTGGAAAACCTGGACGCCAGACGATCTCGCGCCACCACAGGCAGAGTTTGTGCCAATGGACGAGCCAGAAGAAACCATCATTGAAGAGACTGAACCCAGCCTTGAGCAGCAACTGGGACAACTGCAAATGCAGGCCCATGAGCAAGGTTATCAAGCGGGGATTACTGAAGGCCGTCAGCAAGGTCACGAACAGGGCTATCAGGAAGGTCTGGCCCAGGGGCTGGAACAAGGGCTGGCACAGGCAAAATCCCAGCAAGCGCCAATTCATGCCCGGATGCAGCAACTGGTCAGCGAATTTCAAACTACCCTTGATGCACTTGATAGTGTGATAGCGTCGCGCCTGATGCAGATGGCGCTGGAGGCGGCGCGCCAGGTCATCGGTCAAACACCAACGGTGGACAACTCGGCGCTGATCAAACAGATCCAACAGTTGTTGCAGCAAGAACCGTTATTCAGCGGCAAACCGCAGCTGCGCGTGCACCCGGATGATCTGCAACGTGTTGATGATATGCTGGGCGCAACCTTAAGTTTGCATGGCTGGCGCTTACGGGGCGATCCCACGCTCCATCCAGGCGGCTGCAAAGTCTCCGCCGATGAAGGCGATCTCGATGCCAGTGTCGCCACTCGCTGGCAAGAGCTCTGCCGTCTGGCAGCGCCAGGAGTGGTGTAA
- the fliO gene encoding flagellar biosynthetic protein FliO, protein MNNHATVQPSAPVSAAPLLQVSGALIAIIALILAAAWLVKRLGFAPKRTGVNGLKISASASLGARERVVVVDVEDARLVLGVTAGQINLLHKLPPSAPTEEIPQTDFQSVMKNLLKRSGRS, encoded by the coding sequence ATGAATAACCACGCTACTGTGCAACCGTCCGCGCCGGTTTCTGCTGCACCGCTGCTGCAGGTGAGCGGCGCACTGATCGCCATTATTGCCCTGATCCTCGCTGCTGCCTGGCTGGTAAAACGGCTGGGATTTGCCCCCAAACGAACTGGCGTTAACGGTCTGAAAATTAGCGCCAGTGCTTCGCTGGGCGCGCGTGAAAGGGTCGTGGTAGTCGATGTGGAAGATGCACGGTTGGTGCTCGGCGTTACCGCAGGGCAAATCAATCTGCTGCATAAACTTCCCCCTTCTGCGCCAACGGAAGAGATACCGCAGACCGATTTTCAGTCGGTCATGAAAAACTTGCTTAAGCGTAGCGGGAGATCCTGA
- the fliK gene encoding flagellar hook-length control protein FliK has protein sequence MIRLAPVITADVDTAILPGGKASDAAQDFLALLSGAIAGETTTDKAAPQLLVATDKPTTKGEPLVSDILSDVQQADLLIPEDEIPPVINDEQSTSTPLTTAQTMTLAAVADKNTTKDEKADELNEDVTASLSALFAMLPGFDNTPKVADAPSTVLPTEKPTLYTKLTTAQFTTAQPDDAPDAQAQPVTPLVAEAQSKAEVISTPSPVTAAVSPLITPHQTQPLPTVAAPVLSAPLGSHEWQQSLSQHISLFTRQGQQSAELRLHPQDLGEVQISLKVDDSQAQIQMVSPHQHVRAALEAALPVLRTQLAESGIQLGQSNISGESFSGQQQAASQQQQSQRTANHEPLAGEDDDALPVPVSLQGRVTDNSGVDIFA, from the coding sequence ATGATTCGCTTAGCGCCCGTGATTACCGCTGACGTTGACACCGCCATATTGCCCGGCGGTAAAGCCAGCGATGCTGCACAAGATTTTCTCGCATTGTTGAGTGGAGCAATAGCAGGTGAAACAACAACCGACAAAGCGGCCCCTCAGTTGCTGGTGGCAACAGATAAACCCACAACAAAAGGTGAGCCGCTGGTTAGCGATATTCTTTCCGATGTGCAACAAGCGGATTTACTGATCCCTGAGGATGAAATACCGCCTGTCATCAACGACGAACAATCCACATCAACACCGTTAACCACCGCTCAGACGATGACGTTGGCTGCGGTGGCTGACAAAAATACGACAAAAGACGAAAAAGCAGATGAGCTTAATGAAGACGTCACCGCAAGCCTGAGCGCCCTTTTTGCGATGTTACCGGGTTTTGACAATACGCCCAAAGTGGCTGATGCGCCGTCAACCGTGTTACCGACAGAGAAACCAACTCTCTACACAAAACTGACTACGGCGCAATTCACAACCGCACAGCCCGATGACGCCCCCGACGCGCAAGCTCAGCCAGTAACACCGCTGGTAGCAGAGGCCCAGAGTAAAGCGGAAGTCATCAGCACACCTTCGCCGGTGACCGCTGCCGTCAGCCCGCTCATCACTCCGCACCAGACACAGCCGCTGCCCACCGTCGCAGCACCTGTTTTGAGTGCGCCGCTGGGTTCTCACGAATGGCAACAATCATTAAGCCAGCATATTTCGCTGTTTACCCGCCAGGGGCAACAAAGCGCAGAGTTACGTCTGCACCCGCAGGATTTAGGTGAAGTACAAATCTCCCTTAAAGTGGATGATAGCCAGGCGCAAATCCAGATGGTGTCACCGCATCAGCACGTACGCGCCGCGCTGGAAGCTGCGCTACCGGTACTGCGTACGCAGCTGGCAGAAAGTGGCATTCAGTTAGGGCAAAGCAACATCAGTGGCGAAAGCTTTAGTGGTCAGCAACAGGCCGCTTCACAGCAACAGCAAAGCCAGCGCACAGCAAATCATGAACCTCTGGCGGGTGAAGACGACGATGCGCTACCCGTTCCCGTCTCTTTACAAGGGCGCGTAACAGACAACAGTGGCGTTGATATTTTCGCCTAA
- the fliF gene encoding flagellar basal-body MS-ring/collar protein FliF: protein MNATAAQTKSLEWLNRLRANPKIPLIVAGSAAVAVMVALILWAKAPDYRTLFSNLSDQDGGAIVSQLTQMNIPYRFSEASGAIEVPAEKVHELRLRLAQQGLPKGGAVGFELLDQEKFGISQFSEQVNYQRALEGELSRTIETIGPVKGARVHLALPKPSLFVREQKSPSASVTVNLLPGRALDEGQISAIVHLVSSAVAGLPPGNVTLVDQGGHLLTQSNTSGRDLNDAQLKYASDVEGRIQRRIEAILSPIVGNGNIHAQVTAQLDFASKEQTEEQYRPNGDKSQAALRSRQLNESEQSGSGYPGGVPGALSNQPAPANNAPISTPPANQNNRQQQASTTSNNGPRSTQRNETSNYEVDRTIRHTKMNVGDVQRLSVAVVVNYKTLPDGKPLPLSNEQMKQIEDLTREAMGFSEKRGDSLNVVNSPFNSSDESGGELPFWQQQVFIDQLLSAGRWLLVLLVAWLLWRKAVRPQLTRRAEAMKAVQQQAQAREEVEDAVEVRLSKDEQLQQRRANQRLGAEVMSQRIREMSDNDPRVVALVIRQWINNDHE, encoded by the coding sequence ATGAATGCGACTGCAGCCCAGACAAAATCTCTTGAGTGGCTTAATCGCCTGCGTGCGAATCCGAAAATTCCATTGATTGTTGCCGGTTCCGCGGCAGTGGCGGTCATGGTCGCACTGATCCTGTGGGCGAAAGCCCCCGACTACCGCACATTATTCAGCAATCTGTCCGATCAGGATGGTGGCGCAATCGTCAGCCAACTGACGCAAATGAATATTCCTTACCGCTTTAGCGAAGCCAGCGGCGCGATTGAAGTTCCGGCAGAAAAAGTTCACGAACTGCGTCTGCGCCTGGCGCAACAAGGTTTGCCCAAAGGCGGCGCGGTCGGTTTCGAACTGCTCGATCAGGAAAAGTTTGGCATTAGCCAGTTCAGCGAACAGGTGAATTATCAGCGGGCGCTGGAAGGCGAGCTTTCTCGTACCATCGAAACTATCGGCCCGGTAAAAGGGGCGCGTGTCCATTTGGCATTGCCAAAACCCTCTTTATTTGTCCGTGAGCAAAAATCCCCTTCTGCATCGGTGACGGTAAATCTGTTACCCGGCCGCGCACTCGATGAAGGGCAAATTAGCGCCATTGTGCATCTGGTTTCCAGCGCAGTTGCTGGTCTGCCGCCGGGGAACGTCACGTTGGTGGATCAGGGCGGACATCTGTTAACCCAATCCAACACCAGCGGGCGCGATCTTAATGATGCTCAGTTGAAATATGCCAGTGATGTCGAAGGCCGAATTCAGCGGCGTATTGAAGCGATTCTGTCGCCTATTGTCGGCAACGGCAATATTCACGCCCAGGTTACGGCGCAACTGGACTTCGCCAGTAAGGAGCAAACCGAAGAGCAGTATCGCCCTAACGGTGATAAATCTCAGGCGGCGCTCCGCTCACGCCAGCTTAATGAGAGCGAGCAAAGCGGTTCCGGTTATCCAGGCGGCGTACCGGGTGCGTTGTCGAATCAACCAGCACCCGCAAATAACGCGCCGATCAGCACGCCTCCGGCAAATCAAAATAATCGCCAGCAGCAGGCAAGTACTACCAGCAATAATGGGCCGCGTAGCACACAGCGTAATGAAACCAGTAACTACGAGGTCGATCGCACCATTCGTCATACCAAAATGAACGTGGGCGATGTGCAACGTCTGTCAGTCGCGGTAGTGGTGAATTACAAAACCTTGCCAGATGGCAAACCGTTGCCTCTCAGCAACGAACAGATGAAGCAAATTGAAGATCTGACCCGCGAGGCGATGGGCTTTTCTGAAAAACGCGGTGACTCACTCAATGTCGTTAACTCGCCGTTCAATAGCAGCGACGAAAGCGGTGGAGAACTGCCGTTCTGGCAACAACAGGTATTTATCGATCAGTTGCTGAGCGCCGGACGCTGGTTGCTGGTACTGCTGGTGGCGTGGCTACTGTGGCGTAAAGCGGTACGTCCACAGCTAACTCGTCGCGCTGAGGCGATGAAAGCTGTGCAGCAACAGGCGCAGGCCCGCGAGGAAGTGGAAGATGCGGTGGAAGTCCGCCTGAGCAAAGATGAACAACTCCAACAACGACGCGCGAACCAACGTCTGGGGGCAGAGGTCATGAGCCAGCGTATCCGTGAAATGTCTGATAACGATCCGCGCGTGGTGGCGCTGGTCATTCGCCAGTGGATAAATAACGATCATGAGTAA
- the fliG gene encoding flagellar motor switch protein FliG, translating into MSNLTGTDKSVILLMTIGEDRAAEVFKHLSQREVQTLSAAMANVTQISNKQLTDVLAEFEQEAEQFAALNINANDYLRSVLVKALGEERAASLLEDILETRDTASGIETLNFMEPQSAADLIRDEHPQIIATILVHLKRAQAADILALFDERLRHDVMLRIATFGGVQPAALAELTEVLNGLLDGQNLKRSKMGGVRTAAEIINLMKTQQEEAVITAVREFDGELAQKIIDEMFLFENLVDVDDRSIQRLLQEVDSESLLIALKGAEQPLREKFLRNMSQRAADILRDDLANRGPVRLSQVENEQKAILLIVRRLAETGEMVIGSGEDTYV; encoded by the coding sequence ATGAGTAACCTGACAGGCACCGATAAAAGCGTCATCCTGCTGATGACCATTGGCGAAGACCGGGCGGCAGAGGTGTTCAAGCACCTCTCCCAGCGCGAAGTGCAAACCCTGAGTGCAGCAATGGCGAACGTCACGCAGATCTCCAACAAGCAGCTAACCGATGTGCTGGCGGAGTTTGAGCAAGAAGCTGAACAGTTTGCCGCACTGAATATCAACGCCAACGATTATCTGCGTTCGGTGCTGGTCAAAGCCCTCGGTGAAGAACGTGCCGCCAGCCTACTGGAAGATATTCTCGAAACCCGCGATACCGCCAGCGGTATTGAAACGCTCAACTTTATGGAGCCGCAGAGCGCCGCCGATCTGATTCGCGATGAGCATCCGCAGATTATCGCCACCATTCTGGTGCATCTGAAGCGTGCGCAAGCCGCCGATATTCTGGCGTTGTTCGATGAACGTCTGCGCCATGACGTGATGTTGCGTATCGCCACCTTTGGCGGCGTGCAGCCAGCCGCGCTGGCGGAACTGACCGAAGTACTGAATGGCTTGCTCGACGGTCAGAATCTCAAGCGCAGCAAAATGGGCGGCGTGAGAACTGCAGCCGAAATTATCAACCTGATGAAAACGCAGCAGGAAGAAGCCGTTATTACCGCCGTGCGTGAATTCGACGGCGAGCTGGCACAAAAAATTATCGACGAGATGTTCCTGTTCGAAAATCTGGTGGATGTCGACGATCGCAGCATCCAGCGTCTGTTGCAGGAAGTGGATTCCGAATCGCTGTTGATCGCGCTGAAAGGGGCCGAGCAACCACTGCGCGAGAAGTTCCTGCGCAATATGTCGCAGCGTGCCGCCGATATTCTGCGCGACGATCTCGCCAACCGTGGTCCGGTGCGTCTGTCGCAGGTGGAAAACGAACAGAAAGCGATTCTGCTGATTGTGCGCCGCCTTGCCGAAACTGGCGAGATGGTGATTGGTAGCGGCGAGGATACCTATGTCTGA
- the yedL gene encoding GNAT family N-acetyltransferase: MFTIKTDDLTHPAVQALVAYHISGMLQQSPPESSHALDVQKLRNPTVTFWSVWEGEQLAGIGALKLLDDKHGELKSMRTAPNYLRRGVASLILRHILQVAHDRCLHRLSLETGTQAGFTACHQLYLKHGFVDCEPFADYQLDPHSRFLSLTLCENNELP, from the coding sequence ATGTTCACGATTAAAACAGATGATCTCACCCATCCAGCAGTGCAAGCATTAGTGGCTTACCATATTTCCGGCATGCTGCAGCAGTCTCCCCCCGAAAGCAGTCATGCTTTAGATGTGCAAAAATTACGTAACCCGACAGTGACATTCTGGTCAGTATGGGAAGGCGAACAACTCGCAGGAATTGGTGCGCTGAAGTTGCTGGATGATAAACATGGCGAACTGAAATCAATGCGTACCGCGCCAAATTATTTACGTCGGGGTGTCGCCAGTCTGATTTTACGCCACATTTTGCAGGTCGCCCATGACAGATGCCTTCATCGCCTGAGCTTAGAAACGGGTACACAGGCTGGATTTACGGCCTGCCATCAACTTTATTTGAAGCATGGTTTCGTTGATTGCGAACCGTTTGCTGATTATCAACTTGATCCACACAGTCGATTTTTGTCATTGACGCTATGCGAAAATAATGAATTGCCATGA
- the fliP gene encoding flagellar type III secretion system pore protein FliP (The bacterial flagellar biogenesis protein FliP forms a type III secretion system (T3SS)-type pore required for flagellar assembly.), translated as MRRLLSVAPVLLWLVTPLAFAQLPGITSQPLPGGGQSWSLPVQTLVFITSLTFIPAILLMMTSFTRIIIVFGLLRNALGTPSAPPNQVLLGLALFLTFFIMSPVIDKIYVDAYQPFSEEKISMQEALEKGAQPLREFMLRQTREADLGLFARLANTGPLQGPEAVPMRILLPAYVTSELKTAFQIGFTIFIPFLIIDLVIASVLMALGMMMVPPATIALPFKLMLFVLVDGWQLLVGSLAQSFYS; from the coding sequence ATGCGTCGTTTGTTGTCTGTCGCACCTGTCCTTCTCTGGCTGGTTACGCCCCTCGCCTTCGCGCAACTGCCGGGTATCACCAGCCAGCCGCTGCCTGGCGGTGGACAAAGTTGGTCCCTCCCGGTGCAGACGCTGGTGTTCATTACCTCGTTGACGTTTATTCCAGCGATTTTACTGATGATGACCAGTTTCACCCGTATCATCATTGTTTTTGGATTATTGCGAAACGCGCTGGGCACGCCCTCCGCACCACCCAACCAGGTATTGCTGGGGCTGGCACTGTTTTTGACCTTTTTTATAATGTCACCGGTGATCGACAAAATTTATGTCGATGCATACCAGCCGTTCAGCGAAGAGAAAATCTCAATGCAGGAGGCGCTGGAAAAAGGGGCGCAGCCGCTGCGTGAGTTTATGCTGCGTCAGACCCGCGAGGCAGATTTAGGGTTGTTTGCCAGACTGGCGAATACCGGCCCGTTGCAGGGACCTGAAGCCGTGCCAATGCGCATTTTGCTCCCGGCCTACGTGACCAGCGAGCTGAAAACCGCATTTCAGATAGGCTTCACGATTTTCATTCCTTTTTTGATTATCGACCTGGTGATTGCCAGCGTGCTGATGGCATTGGGGATGATGATGGTCCCCCCTGCCACCATTGCTCTGCCCTTTAAACTGATGCTGTTTGTACTGGTGGATGGCTGGCAATTGCTGGTCGGTTCGCTGGCGCAGAGCTTTTACAGCTAG
- the fliN gene encoding flagellar motor switch protein FliN, which yields MSDLNNPADDNNGAMDDLWAEALSEQKSTSSKSAADAVFQQFGGGDVSGTLQDIDLIMDIPVKLTVELGRTRMTIKELLRLTQGSVVALDGLAGEPLDILINGYLIAQGEVVVVADKYGVRITDIITPSERMRRLSR from the coding sequence ATGAGTGACTTGAATAATCCGGCCGATGATAACAACGGCGCAATGGACGATCTGTGGGCTGAAGCGTTGAGCGAACAAAAATCAACCAGCAGTAAAAGCGCTGCAGACGCGGTATTCCAGCAATTTGGCGGCGGTGATGTCAGCGGAACGTTGCAGGATATCGACCTGATTATGGATATTCCGGTTAAGCTGACCGTCGAACTGGGCCGCACGCGGATGACCATCAAAGAGCTGTTGCGCCTGACACAAGGGTCAGTCGTAGCGCTGGACGGCCTGGCAGGCGAACCGCTGGATATTCTGATCAACGGTTATTTAATCGCCCAGGGCGAAGTGGTGGTCGTTGCCGATAAATATGGCGTGCGGATCACCGATATCATTACTCCGTCTGAGCGAATGCGCCGCCTGAGCCGTTAG
- the fliE gene encoding flagellar hook-basal body complex protein FliE — MSAIQGIEGVISQLQATAMSARAQESLPQPTISFAGQLHAALDRISDTQTAARTQAEKFTLGEPGVALNDVMTDMQKASVSMQMGIQVRNKLVAAYQEVMSMQV, encoded by the coding sequence ATGTCAGCGATACAGGGGATTGAAGGGGTTATTAGCCAGTTACAGGCTACGGCGATGAGTGCGCGTGCGCAGGAATCACTACCGCAACCGACCATTAGTTTTGCCGGGCAGCTGCATGCCGCGCTCGATCGCATAAGCGATACACAAACCGCCGCCCGCACGCAGGCAGAAAAATTCACCCTCGGCGAACCCGGCGTGGCGTTAAACGATGTGATGACCGATATGCAAAAAGCCTCAGTTTCAATGCAAATGGGGATTCAGGTGCGTAATAAGTTGGTGGCGGCGTATCAGGAAGTGATGAGCATGCAGGTGTAG
- the fliI gene encoding flagellar protein export ATPase FliI — MTTRLTRWLTTLDNFEAKMAQLPAVRRYGRLTRATGLVLEATGLQLPLGATCVIERQNGSETHEVESEVVGFNGQRLFLMPLEEVEGVLPGARVYAKHISAEGLQSGKQLPLGPALLGRVLDGSGKPLDGLPSPDTTETGALITPPFNPLQRTPIEHVLDTGVRPINALLTVGRGQRMGLFAGSGVGKSVLLGMMARYTRADVIVVGLIGERGREVKDFIENILGAEGRARSVVIAAPADVSPLLRMQGAAYATRIAEDFRDRGQHVLLIMDSLTRYAMAQREIALAIGEPPATKGYPPSVFAKLPALVERAGNGISGGGSITAFYTVLTEGDDQQDPIADSARAILDGHIVLSRRLAEAGHYPAIDIEASISRAMTALISEQHYARVRTFKQLLSSFQRNRDLVSVGAYAKGSDPMLDKAIALWPQLEGYLQQGIFERADWEESLQGLERIFPTV; from the coding sequence ATGACCACGCGCCTGACTCGCTGGCTAACCACGCTGGATAACTTCGAAGCCAAAATGGCGCAGTTGCCTGCGGTACGTCGCTACGGGCGATTAACCCGCGCCACCGGGCTGGTGCTGGAGGCTACCGGATTACAATTGCCGCTCGGCGCAACCTGTGTGATTGAGCGCCAGAACGGGTCGGAAACGCATGAAGTAGAAAGCGAAGTGGTTGGTTTTAACGGTCAACGGCTGTTTTTAATGCCGCTGGAAGAAGTGGAAGGTGTCCTGCCCGGCGCGCGCGTTTATGCCAAACACATTTCGGCTGAAGGGCTGCAAAGCGGCAAGCAGTTGCCACTCGGTCCGGCGTTATTAGGTCGCGTTCTGGATGGCAGCGGTAAACCGCTTGATGGCCTGCCCTCCCCCGATACGACCGAAACCGGAGCGCTGATTACCCCGCCATTTAACCCGTTGCAACGTACCCCAATTGAGCATGTGCTGGACACCGGAGTGCGCCCAATCAATGCCCTGCTTACCGTTGGGCGCGGGCAGCGTATGGGGCTATTTGCTGGTTCTGGTGTCGGTAAAAGTGTGCTGCTGGGGATGATGGCACGTTACACCCGCGCCGATGTCATTGTCGTGGGTTTGATTGGTGAACGTGGGCGCGAAGTAAAAGATTTTATTGAGAATATCCTCGGTGCCGAAGGGCGTGCACGCTCCGTGGTGATTGCCGCTCCAGCGGATGTTTCTCCGCTCCTGCGAATGCAAGGTGCCGCCTATGCCACGCGCATTGCCGAAGATTTTCGCGATCGTGGTCAGCATGTGTTGCTGATTATGGACTCCCTCACCCGCTACGCGATGGCCCAGCGTGAGATTGCGCTGGCGATTGGCGAACCGCCTGCCACCAAAGGTTATCCACCGTCGGTATTCGCCAAATTACCGGCGCTGGTCGAGCGTGCCGGTAACGGTATCAGCGGCGGCGGCTCAATTACGGCGTTTTATACCGTGCTCACCGAAGGCGATGACCAGCAGGACCCGATTGCCGACTCCGCACGGGCGATCCTCGACGGTCACATTGTACTTTCTCGTCGTCTGGCGGAAGCCGGACACTATCCGGCGATTGATATTGAAGCGTCGATCAGCCGTGCAATGACGGCGTTGATCAGCGAGCAACATTACGCGCGAGTGCGCACCTTCAAACAGCTGTTGTCGAGTTTTCAGCGTAACCGCGATCTGGTTAGCGTCGGCGCGTATGCCAAAGGCAGCGATCCAATGCTCGATAAAGCAATCGCTCTGTGGCCGCAGCTGGAGGGCTATTTGCAACAAGGCATTTTTGAACGCGCGGACTGGGAAGAGTCTCTCCAGGGACTGGAGCGCATATTCCCGACAGTGTGA
- the fliJ gene encoding flagellar export protein FliJ, whose protein sequence is MAEHGALATLKDLAEKEVEDAARLLGEMRRGCQQAEEQLKMLIDYQNEYRNNLNSDMSAGMTSNRWINYQQFIQTLEKAITQHRQQLNQWTQKVDIALNSWREKKQRLQAWQTLQERQSTAALLAENRLDQKKMDEFAQRATMRKPE, encoded by the coding sequence ATGGCAGAACATGGCGCGCTGGCGACCCTGAAAGATCTGGCAGAAAAAGAGGTAGAAGATGCCGCGCGCCTGCTGGGTGAAATGCGTCGCGGATGCCAGCAGGCAGAGGAACAACTCAAAATGCTGATCGATTATCAGAATGAATATCGCAATAACCTCAACAGCGATATGAGTGCCGGGATGACCAGTAACCGCTGGATCAACTATCAGCAGTTTATCCAGACGCTGGAAAAAGCCATTACTCAGCATCGCCAGCAACTTAATCAGTGGACGCAGAAAGTAGACATTGCCCTGAACAGCTGGCGAGAAAAGAAACAACGTTTGCAGGCCTGGCAGACACTGCAGGAACGGCAATCCACGGCGGCACTGCTTGCAGAAAACCGTCTCGATCAGAAAAAGATGGATGAGTTCGCCCAACGCGCCACCATGAGGAAACCCGAATGA
- a CDS encoding cyclic lactone autoinducer peptide has translation MHSTCCAFIYHQPETPCL, from the coding sequence TTGCATTCGACGTGCTGCGCCTTTATTTATCACCAGCCGGAAACGCCTTGTCTCTAG